The Helianthus annuus cultivar XRQ/B chromosome 15, HanXRQr2.0-SUNRISE, whole genome shotgun sequence genomic sequence ttgagatatttaaaatatattagggtgttagaaatattatgagggtgtcggttttaccgagggttgttatattaaGTCCCTTAAAAAAATTCTTTACACGTTTAAaatccatgacacgtgtctttataatatcggtcgtgattttacgaggtgttacagtgtGACGTTGTGCTTTTATTGCAGTTTCATAATGAGTCATGAACTCAACAAGAGTAGCTTTCGAATTGCACACTTGACCAAAAAAATGATTCTCACTCTCCGACCTCGATGTCGTTCGCATAAGACCCGACATCTCTGCCATTCTATAGTATGTAAGGATCCAAGATTCCCTAAGTGCAAAAATATCAGATAGCCAGTCATTATCTGCTAAATTAAACTCTGCGATAACTGCTTCCCATTCTGATTTAAACTCTTCAGGTGTGAGAATATCCGTCCACACAACACCATAAATACGTTCTTTGAAATTGGTGGAATTGCATAGCCTAACACCAACCTATGTATAACACGAAAACGCCATgcataaaaaaacatataaaattttACAAAGACAGAACTCAATTATAAAAACATTAACAAGGTACAAAACGCCATGTATTTCAAAACGCAGTGTATCCTAAAATGCCAAAGGTAAAGATAAGGATACCAACCTTCAGAGAAAGTTTATGCATCACATGCCACATGTATAACCGATGCCTCATGTCAACAAATACAACAGAAATAGCCTTCTTCATTGTTGGATCTTGGTCATTGATAACAACTTTTGGTTGAGAACCAACAGCTTTTAGAAAAACTCTTAACAACCAAATATACGTATCAGCAGTTTCCGACGCCAATAATGCTGCACCAAATGTAACATTGCAGTGATGATTGTCTATACCAGTGAACGGTATAAACACCATAGAGTATCTGCATATGAAAACGCCATGAGAACTGGAACAATAAtaaaaacgccattgcatgtaaactaataaaacgccattgcatgtaaactaATAAAACGCCATATCATGTAAACTAATAAAAACGCCATTGCATATAAActcataaaacgccaaaaaacagaAGAAGttgaataataaaatattacttgttggaacgatacgtggcgtcaaacgaaatcacatcacCAAACACGTGGTAATTTCGTTTGGCTTGATCGTCACACCAAAAAAGTCCCTTCAAACGATTCTCTTCGTCTGTGAAGTAATCATACGAGAAATTAGGCtgggaatgttttttttttcattcaaatGTCTCATAACCATATCGGCGTCATATTCCCCTATAAACAAGTTAATTTGCCTTTTATAGTTCTTAAATTTAACTTTACTTGCACCCACATCTTCAGAACCGCCAAAACAagtcttcataacattaaacgccTTGACGGGACCCGAATTCAGCTTAGACATGCTGTGTATAACATGCTTCTGGAGCTGAGCGAGGTGTCGTGCCGTTAGAAGAAAATGCTTATCAAAACGTTAAACAAGATCATGGTTGTGCTCAAATCGACAAACTTATACACCTTCCATGATCCATCCTCAAAAGTTGCACCTAACAGTGCACCACAATCAGTCCTCTTTGAAAAGTTGGATCGCACTAATCGCTCCTTTTTATTGGGGTCCAACGTATCAACCTTCTTGTCCTTGTATAACCCAGATCTCGTACACAAGTAATACTTAATATGTAACACACCTTTAGAGTTTGTCTTTGTAGTCCCTTTCCTGACTGAAAACCCACACTCCCTGGCATACTTGATATACATTGAATAACAATCATCGAGGCTTGAGAATACCATGTCCATTGTGGGCTTTATTTCTTCACTAACGTCAGGAATGATAAATGATAATCCAGTTTTGGGGCAAAGCCTTTGACTCGAGGAAGCAACTTCGTCTGAGAAAATATAGTGAGGAACAGAAAAATCagaaaacgccattaaaaatagaaaatgtctcgtaataacattatagattaaaacgccattaattgaataataaacaagacataataaacacataatttaaaaatGACATTATGAAAACGCCATGAGATGAATTATTAAAAACACTTAACAACATATATAATTAACAAATATAACATCATAATGAAAGCGCCATAATTAACAAAACTGATGTTTACACAAATTAACAAATGATAATAGCTGATGTTTACAAATACTATGAAATAACattcaaaactaatcaaataGATGTAAATCGCCAATGATCGTAAAAACATAAGAAATATACTAGATCGTAAACgacaattaaaattaaaattgaaaactCCAATTATCAGTTCTTAGTAATTGTTTAAATACCAATTAAAACGcgattaaattgcaaaattgaataACGCCATTGAAAATCATACAACACATTATAAAAATactaatataaaaaaaacaatgaaacaagCATAAAAGAACAAAACGCCATATGTGTTGCATGATTTGCTGGAACAAAAATAGAAAATGCCAACGAATTTTACtttgtttgtcacaccccgaccacgtaaaacatcaaatcgtggcggaaacgtcggggagtgttgtaacagaattattgttccacaaccaaggtaattaaaataatattttattcatcacccaagggtggaatacattgttcaaaacaagaaccaccatgttacattgtcttaaaactactgaaataaagagtacataatgtaattaaactaagtctagctctgttttatgtcactaaggcccgagtccaccctagcgtgtcacgatcgtcctatgcattagctcctgaaacacatgtgaaaataggtacgtcagcataagaatgcctgtgagtaacataggtttgtaaaaataggattcatgacttaggtttaagaaaagtgtttaataaaagctagtcatgaaccttgtaaaatgttttgatTTGTAAATCAGTTGAAAAGTGatgaaatcagatgatatgtatcagtaaagaataatgtatggttaaagaataaccaagtagaaATAAGTTGTGAGAAATaaattgttttataaaacaaagtcttgtgaaaatatgttatttgtgtaaaaatgtgcaagtccaaactaaatgatttaaataatgctatgacatgtaatacaatacaagcacttatatataggaagtaccagcggcgtatccaccatgcttgtatcatactacacccatatcgttacttaagtcattaaacaaaccaccaatgtacaaagtccatgtttaaaccaaccatcaaatgttcttgtctaaaccattgtcatatgtttaaaaagtcccaaaatgtagtcatgtatatgtaacaaatgtcatgtatgttaagtaaaatgtgttcacttaaaccaaatgtaaaaatgtacaaaacaaagtattttgagtatatcaaaaagttatgttttgcaaagtaaaagcattttttaaatgatacaaacatttatgtggtaagttaacgcatacgttcaagccttgagacagacggataaccttaagtaaaggttatcaaaagaaatgttttcggattcagtcattcctttcatccaaaccaacccaggatgtcaggaacgggatttgtcaagtcctatagtaccattacttactaccaagcggcgtagctaatgttaatgaatgtatataagtcccgtttatgcaaaccaaatgtcataccaaatgtaaacatgttatatgaaaacaatgtgctaagtatgctaagtcaacatacaaagcagaaaagtcatgtaaatcaatgtgctagtatgctcagtcaacatacatagcagaaaatgtaatgtaaaacaatgtgctaatatgccaagtaaacatatgtagcaaagcaacgtaatgtaaatcaatgtgctagcatgctcagtcaacatacatagcaaaacgatgtaatgaaatcatgtactataagtgtactaagaacatagcaagcatatgacgtgaaaacaagaaagcacgaaagtaacaagtaggcacatgtgtttcaccccaaaatgtttggaaaacagtaaaagaggggactatgtactcacttgagacttcttagaagtcgtaggataaccaccaagcaatgctagtagatcacggaatcaaacggcacctatataggtatctacattaataaacggccctatcggaggatcgggtagtacgagggttcgtaaaccaaataagtgtgagaacttatgtaatatggtttgacaaagcctatgtactaaaatgaaacctatcctaagtgctcttgacccgttacgactcgtttaggtagcttatgctactttaacgcgtcgttcgcgtaaaacgcgtttggaatgcctaactagccctatgacaagcaagatattccttaacatgtttaatattgttgttaaatcagtttagataccaaaaattatgttacataggcttaaaatgaattttggtgcgaaaagggtattttggtaatttacctaaggcataagaactacttatcatacaactacttaaacgtcgtgaccataaggtataacctcggaaggttattccctatacaactatggtcacctaaagtgtttggtcggatcctaacgatcgaccaaatgggtcgggttcgtaagcataagcgattgattagatcgcttacctttacgaccctaaacaagcacaaatctaaaagcgacgagctaaacatgctagaacatgtttagtaatgttagaaaacaggtttggtattaaaacaaacggttttaataccctagagtagtttggttacaaaatacgcgagaaaacgcattttggccgaaactacgactcgtcactgagcctagataacgtggtaatcagtaggtatagttactaggtactataaccatcgtgattacgctcacgttatgaagttcaaacgaacttcgcgttgaccataaactggtcaatgcagaaagtcaaacacagtttgactttaacgctaaaacgaacgaaaaacgcgaaagaatacttacagaaggtcccctcaagattgatttccgagtatttctcaggtatgaagtgtttataactccaacttagagaaaatctcagaatcaagtgggtttgaatgaagttggggttgggtatttataggaaacatggaaccgttaagatcgtttcttgttccccaagcgtttaatctGAGCCGTATATCACACacccactgaattacaaacccatgggagcccctaggattgttaaaaaccatttgcaagtggtttttgGGTGCTAAACAGCTGCAACCAGTTGTTTGCAACAattttgctgatctgggaggctgacgcggcccgcgtaagaattACATAGGATCTTaggcgccccgcctgagggtcacagttcagaaattgcagttttagtccctgcactacataaacatgcaatttggcccatttttggcacgtttaagaaccgttaaccttatttcaagcctctaaaatgaagttaaagtatagggaactcaaaacatgctcaaaaatatctcggatgtcggttcatttggtcgtacgatcgcgatgttcgcttaattacgacggaatgcgcataagcgcgaaaaatgatccaaattgcgcgacgaatggatttttctcatgccaaacactaaaataaaatattgtaatgcttgcataaatttttggatgtccggatgtattcagaacgtaagttatgtgcgaaaatgcaaacttatgcactttttgacgcttctagtccctgaatgacccaaaagtttattttagcacaccgaacccctcaaagtctatttctaagctatgtaaaggatacttagggtgtgtttaacttatgggcatgttccggaatgttcgttatagttcaaatcgacatactttcgcagtttgtcaattttagtccctgtaagcgaataactagattttgccataccaaagccttcaaaacttatttataagttatgtaaaggttatttaaggtatgttaagcaataattgatgttccagagtatttgtcgcgttaaactgattgcgttttcgcaccagtttgcgcataattctctagaaagcgatatagagtttgaaatcgaataaaagtcaaaacatgaaaaacatcaaacacaaataaacaaacattgggatcaaataactttatttcattgataactgaactgtttataatgattacaagcacagatgtcacagtctcccctacttgcggaaatttcgtcccgaaatttgtttagaggaaactcgtgggaaaagatgtggatatttcgccttcatttgatcttcacgttcccaagtaaactcaggtccacgtttagattcccagcgaactttaaccaacggaatgcgcttgcgtttaagccatttgacttcacgatccataatttccacaggtttctcaacaaaatgaagtgttttatcaacacggatttcgtcaagcggtatgtggaggttctcattagctagacactttttgagattggatacgtggaaagttggatgaacatttccaagttcgggaggtaatgcaagtctgtaggctaccttaccgattctttcgacgatcttgaatggtccaacgtatctaggtgcaagttttcccttctttccaaatctgatcacacctttccaaggtgagaccttgagtaatacacgatcaccgacttgaaattccaagggcttgcgtcgtcggtccgcgtaactcttttgacggcttcgagctgtctataggttatcacgaactttcttaatcTTGTCAGtcgtctttagaatgaggtcaggtccagtaagctgagcctcacctatttcattccagcagactggtgaatgacattttcgaccatagagagcctcgaaaggagccatgttgatgctggagtgataactattgttgtaggagaattcaatcaatggaagatgtgaatcccaactaccaccaaaatcgatcacacaagctctaagcatatcctccaaagtctggattgttctttcagtttggccatctgtttgtggatgataagctgtgctcagattgagttgggtccccatagcagattgcatggttctccaaaatcgagaagagaagcgagcatctctatcagaaataatgttcaaaggaacaccatgtcgagatacaatttcatccacatagattttggccagtctttcagcagaaaaatcctcacggattggcaagaaatgcgctgacttagtaagacgatcaacaactacccaaatggcatcgtgacctttcttagtgcgcggaagtttggtaacgAGATCCAtggcaatgttttcccatttctaaactgggatctctggttgctccaaaagaccataaggatgttggtgttcagccttgaccttgagacaagtaaggcactttgaaacgtataaggcaatgtctttcttcataccaggccaccaatactgagtacgaagatccttatacattttatctgagccaggatgaatagagtaacgagacttatgggcctcatccataagcaaagtgcgaagatcatcttggcttgggacccacaaacggtccatgaaataatatgatccatcttccttcagcacaagatcaggcttaatgtgatagggtaattccttacccatcaagtcttgtgaaacacaagcctgttgagcctgagtaatgcgtgcttggatatcagatcgagcttgaatagcagattgaacacgaacacaatgaagcatagtacgttccttacgacttaatgcgtcagccacgacattcgctttaccaggatggtagtgaatttcgcaatcatagtcgtttaggagttcgacccaacatctttgcctcatgttgagttctttctgattgaagatatgctgaagacttttgtggtctgtgaaaaccacacattttgtgccgtacaaataatgtctccagattttgagagcaaagacaactgcacccaactcaagatcatgagtggtgtagtttctctcatgtaccttcaattgtctagatgcgtaggctatgactttgttcctttgcatcagaacacagccaagacccaatttcgatgcatcacagtaaacaacaaaatcgtcattgccctcgggcaaagtcagaataggtgcattacaaagcttctgcttcaaggtctgaaatgcttcctcttgcttaaaaccccattcaaagggtttgttcttctgagttagagcagttagaggaactgcaatctttgagaagttctcgatgaagcggcggtaataacccgcaagaccaagaaaagaacgaacctcagtaggagtagtaggcatatcccaatccttaatcgcactgatcttg encodes the following:
- the LOC110913856 gene encoding protein FAR1-RELATED SEQUENCE 2-like yields the protein MSKLNSGPVKAFNVMKTCFGGSEDVGASKVKFKNYKRYSMVFIPFTGIDNHHCNVTFGAALLASETADTYIWLLRVFLKAVGSQPKVVINDQDPTMKKAISVVFVDMRHRLYMWHVMHKLSLKVGVRLCNSTNFKERIYGVVWTDILTPEEFKSEWEAVIAEFNLADNDWLSDIFALRESWILTYYRMAEMSGLMRTTSRNRKCRHDSEEEDEARRHSPAMTMKPDLPTGEPLLLP